From a region of the Corallococcus coralloides DSM 2259 genome:
- a CDS encoding dipeptide/oligopeptide/nickel ABC transporter permease/ATP-binding protein → MRDFLRRLARHRKAAVGGALLLFFLLLAVVGPFFVMDPTELVGRPHQPPNAAHWFGTTGQGQDVLAQTVVGARETLAVGFAVGALVTLIGALVGITSGYLGRRVDDVLSLTTNVFLVIPGMPLAIVLGAYLPSGPLRMVAVLTVAGWAWNARVFRAESLALRGRDFVSAAVVTGESHSRIVSRELLPNMASLLGSSFIGNTLYAVGAQVGLEFLGLGDVSVVTWGTNLYWAANDAALLTRSWWIFVPTGLCIALVGFALTLVSSAIDEMTNPALRVHKPAALPASTAPRAHLEKPVPGVLLRVQELCIDYATEKGASRVVDSVSFDVAPGEVFGLAGESGSGKSTIGSALLGLLPSSARVTQGRILFNGMDVTALEGPALRAFRWRQVSMVFQSAMSALNPVLTLGEQFHDTLAAHGRVSRATSYARARELLGMVGLSPDLVTAWPHQLSGGMRQRVGIALALALEPRLVIMDEPTTALDVVVQKELLQRMVELKQRLGFAMLFITHDLPLLLALSDRVGVLQGGKLVEVDTSANLRAGARHPYTQLLLSSFPHLSAKDAAPLPVQQAPELSVSRPSTRIAAIPGGHR, encoded by the coding sequence ATGCGTGACTTCCTGCGAAGGCTCGCCCGCCACCGGAAGGCGGCGGTGGGCGGCGCCCTGCTCTTGTTCTTCCTCCTGCTCGCGGTGGTGGGGCCCTTCTTCGTGATGGACCCCACGGAGCTCGTGGGCCGGCCGCACCAGCCGCCGAACGCGGCGCACTGGTTCGGCACCACGGGGCAGGGGCAGGACGTGCTCGCGCAGACGGTGGTGGGCGCGCGCGAGACGCTGGCGGTGGGCTTCGCGGTGGGCGCGCTCGTGACGCTGATTGGCGCGCTGGTGGGCATCACCTCGGGCTACCTGGGCCGGCGCGTGGACGACGTGCTGTCGCTCACGACCAACGTGTTCCTGGTGATTCCCGGCATGCCGCTGGCCATCGTGCTGGGCGCGTACCTGCCGTCCGGCCCGCTGCGCATGGTGGCGGTGCTGACCGTGGCGGGCTGGGCCTGGAACGCGCGCGTGTTCCGCGCGGAGTCGCTGGCCCTGCGCGGGCGCGACTTCGTGTCCGCGGCGGTGGTGACGGGGGAGAGCCACTCGCGCATCGTGTCGCGGGAGCTGTTGCCCAACATGGCGTCGCTGCTGGGCTCGTCCTTCATTGGAAACACGCTCTATGCCGTGGGTGCGCAGGTGGGCCTGGAGTTCCTGGGCCTGGGCGACGTGAGCGTGGTGACGTGGGGCACCAACCTCTACTGGGCCGCCAACGACGCGGCGCTGCTCACGCGCTCCTGGTGGATCTTCGTCCCCACGGGCCTGTGCATCGCGCTCGTGGGCTTCGCGCTCACGCTCGTCAGCTCCGCCATCGACGAGATGACCAACCCCGCGCTGCGCGTGCACAAGCCGGCGGCGCTGCCCGCGAGCACCGCCCCGCGCGCGCACCTGGAGAAGCCGGTGCCGGGCGTGCTCCTGCGCGTTCAGGAGCTGTGCATCGACTACGCGACGGAGAAGGGCGCTTCCCGCGTGGTGGACTCGGTGTCGTTCGACGTGGCGCCGGGCGAGGTGTTCGGCCTGGCGGGTGAGTCCGGCAGCGGCAAGTCCACCATCGGCTCCGCGCTGCTGGGCCTCCTGCCTTCCTCCGCGCGCGTCACGCAGGGGCGCATCCTCTTCAACGGCATGGACGTCACCGCGCTGGAGGGCCCGGCCCTGCGCGCGTTCCGCTGGCGTCAGGTGTCCATGGTGTTCCAGAGCGCCATGAGCGCGCTCAACCCGGTGCTCACGCTGGGCGAGCAGTTCCACGACACGCTCGCGGCGCACGGCCGCGTGTCGCGCGCCACGTCCTATGCCCGCGCGCGGGAGCTGCTGGGCATGGTGGGCCTGTCACCGGACCTGGTGACGGCGTGGCCGCACCAGCTCTCCGGCGGCATGCGGCAGCGCGTGGGCATCGCGCTGGCGCTGGCCCTGGAGCCCCGGCTGGTCATCATGGACGAGCCCACCACGGCGCTGGACGTCGTGGTGCAGAAGGAGCTGCTCCAGCGCATGGTGGAGCTCAAGCAGCGGCTGGGCTTCGCCATGCTCTTCATCACGCATGACCTGCCGCTCTTGCTCGCGCTGTCGGATCGCGTGGGCGTGCTCCAGGGCGGCAAGCTGGTGGAGGTGGACACGTCCGCCAACCTGCGCGCCGGAGCCCGCCACCCGTACACGCAGCTGCTGCTGTCCTCGTTCCCGCACCTGTCCGCGAAGGACGCCGCGCCGCTGCCGGTCCAGCAGGCGCCGGAGCTGTCCGTGTCCCGGCCGTCCACGCGCATCGCCGCCATCCCCGGAGGTCACCGATGA
- a CDS encoding ABC transporter ATP-binding protein, which yields MSAPLLEAEGLTRSYLAGGFFSRERKPILKGVSFSLQPGEIVALVGESGSGKSTLARLLARLDMPDAGQLRLAGRDVLADGSAQASLDYRGRVQMVFQDPFASLNPVHTVAYHLERPLVRHGRVPKSGLRTRVLSLLESVGLTPAEAFAKRYPHELSGGQRQRVAVARALAVEPQVIIADEPTSMLDVSTRKGVLQLLRGLTQERGIGILFITHDLASARHLADRILVLYAGTVVEAGRADEVLRQPRHPYTKLLLSAVPDGDDFLQAALPVRPATGSPPLVGCPFAPRCPVSEPRCSTVTPPDVLPAANHLVRCHLEVPKGVTADASVSS from the coding sequence ATGAGCGCGCCCCTCCTGGAGGCGGAAGGGCTCACCCGCAGCTACCTGGCGGGCGGCTTCTTCTCCCGCGAGCGCAAGCCCATCCTCAAGGGCGTGTCCTTCTCCCTCCAGCCGGGGGAGATCGTCGCGCTGGTGGGCGAGTCCGGCAGCGGCAAGTCCACGCTGGCGCGGCTCCTGGCCCGGCTGGACATGCCGGACGCGGGCCAGCTGCGGCTCGCCGGGCGCGACGTGCTGGCGGACGGCAGCGCGCAGGCGTCGCTCGACTACCGCGGCCGGGTGCAGATGGTGTTCCAGGATCCGTTCGCGTCCCTGAACCCCGTGCACACGGTGGCGTACCACCTGGAGCGGCCGCTCGTGCGCCACGGCCGGGTGCCGAAGTCGGGCCTGCGCACGCGGGTGCTGTCGCTCCTGGAGTCCGTGGGCCTGACGCCCGCGGAGGCCTTCGCGAAGCGCTACCCGCATGAGCTGTCCGGCGGCCAGCGCCAGCGCGTGGCGGTGGCACGCGCCCTGGCGGTGGAGCCGCAGGTCATCATCGCGGACGAACCCACGTCCATGCTGGACGTGTCCACGCGCAAGGGCGTGCTGCAGCTGCTTCGCGGCCTCACGCAGGAGCGCGGCATCGGCATCCTGTTCATCACCCACGACCTGGCGAGCGCGCGGCACCTGGCCGACCGCATCCTCGTGCTCTACGCGGGCACGGTGGTGGAGGCGGGCAGGGCGGACGAGGTGCTGCGCCAGCCGCGCCACCCGTACACGAAGCTGCTCTTGTCCGCGGTGCCGGATGGAGACGACTTCCTCCAGGCCGCGCTGCCGGTGCGCCCCGCCACGGGGTCACCGCCGCTCGTGGGCTGTCCCTTTGCTCCGCGCTGCCCGGTGTCCGAGCCGCGCTGCTCCACCGTCACGCCTCCCGACGTCCTCCCGGCCGCGAATCACCTCGTCCGCTGCCACCTTGAAGTTCCGAAAGGAGTTACCGCCGATGCGTCAGTTTCCTCCTGA
- a CDS encoding GH1 family beta-glucosidase, whose translation MRQFPPDFLWGVATSAYQIEGATRVDGRGESIWDRFAATPGKIQDKSDGSVACEHYRRWPEDIELMRWMGLKSYRFSIAWPRILPEGRGRVNAAGVDFYSRLVDSLLGAGIEPFVTLYHWDLPQVLEDQGGWPSRATGDAFVEYADVISRALGDRVNRWITHNEPWCISYLGYGNGEHAPGHKDWSKMLAAAHTLLVSHGNAVKVLRANVKNAEVGITLNLTPGEPASPSPEDADATRDFDGGFNRWFLEPLYGRGYPQDVIEDHVKAGRIASPHLDFIQPGDLETIAAPTDFLGVNFYSRAVLRSNRIPEEQNAPRTVFVRPDKTDMDWEVCPASLTRLLVHLESEYKPGPIYITENGCAYSTAPSADGRVHDVQRVEYLRGHLAACGDAIAQGVKLAGYFAWSLLDNFEWAYGYTKRFGLVWVDYATQQRIPKDSAHLYRDVVAQNGLDVEQAA comes from the coding sequence ATGCGTCAGTTTCCTCCTGACTTCCTCTGGGGAGTGGCCACCTCCGCGTATCAGATCGAGGGCGCCACCCGCGTGGACGGCCGTGGCGAGTCCATCTGGGATCGCTTCGCCGCCACCCCGGGGAAGATCCAAGACAAGTCCGACGGCTCGGTGGCCTGTGAGCACTACCGCCGCTGGCCGGAGGACATCGAACTGATGCGCTGGATGGGGCTGAAGTCCTACCGCTTCTCCATCGCGTGGCCGCGCATCCTCCCGGAGGGCCGCGGCCGGGTGAACGCGGCGGGCGTGGACTTCTACTCGCGCCTCGTGGACTCGCTCTTGGGCGCGGGCATCGAGCCCTTCGTCACGCTCTACCACTGGGACCTGCCGCAGGTGCTGGAGGACCAGGGCGGCTGGCCCTCGCGCGCCACCGGTGACGCCTTCGTGGAGTACGCGGACGTCATCAGCCGCGCCCTGGGCGACCGCGTGAATCGGTGGATCACCCACAACGAGCCCTGGTGCATCAGCTACCTGGGCTACGGCAACGGCGAGCACGCCCCGGGCCACAAGGACTGGTCCAAGATGCTGGCCGCGGCGCACACGCTGCTCGTGTCTCACGGCAACGCGGTGAAGGTGCTGCGCGCCAACGTGAAGAACGCGGAGGTGGGCATCACCCTCAACCTCACGCCGGGCGAGCCCGCATCGCCCAGCCCGGAGGACGCGGACGCGACCCGCGACTTCGACGGAGGGTTCAACCGCTGGTTCCTGGAGCCGCTCTACGGCCGGGGCTACCCGCAGGACGTGATTGAAGACCACGTGAAGGCGGGCCGCATCGCGTCCCCGCACCTGGACTTCATCCAGCCCGGCGACCTGGAGACCATCGCCGCGCCCACCGACTTCCTGGGCGTGAACTTCTATTCGCGCGCCGTCCTGCGCAGCAACCGCATCCCGGAAGAGCAGAACGCGCCGCGCACCGTGTTCGTGCGCCCGGACAAGACGGACATGGACTGGGAGGTCTGCCCGGCCTCCCTCACGCGCCTGCTGGTTCATCTGGAATCGGAATACAAGCCGGGCCCCATCTACATCACGGAGAACGGCTGCGCGTACTCCACGGCCCCCAGCGCGGACGGCCGCGTGCACGACGTGCAGCGCGTGGAGTACCTGCGCGGGCACCTGGCGGCGTGCGGTGACGCCATCGCGCAGGGCGTGAAGCTGGCGGGTTACTTCGCGTGGTCGCTGCTGGACAACTTCGAGTGGGCCTACGGGTACACCAAGCGCTTCGGCCTGGTGTGGGTGGACTACGCCACCCAGCAGCGCATCCCGAAGGACAGCGCCCATCTCTATCGCGACGTCGTGGCCCAGAACGGCCTGGACGTGGAGCAGGCCGCTTGA